A section of the Paenibacillus aurantius genome encodes:
- a CDS encoding type 2 periplasmic-binding domain-containing protein, with product MIGKRKRPVHAAVATVLLSAGVLAACGGGEESPAAGSPTDAAGKSGREIKVLLSHNNSGFASKGPEEKKQKYYDELSRLSGSKLNFEFLGHDIDFRQQLSLRFASGELADLVRTGSVDWEVHQGAVDKGVFLELGPLIDKYAPNLKKKIPEVAWNSPKVTKNGKIYGIPVLTGTKADRVIFYRQDILDQLGMPVPKTLDDYLKFAEGVKTKDVNGDGDPNNEWALSLTDGMSWNDVFTGSFGVRPGTWHVRGGKLEPDIIQPQMKEAIAFYKKLYDNGYIEKDFITKKQGDRGTDITKGLVASWGAATYQYAAVAAQPYPNQPKAAITMAVPPKGPRGDNYLQIGTDQVYFVWTIPANTKNPEDIIKFLDWAWSSPEADKFFAYGIKDFNYTEENGQVKFDPKGPNNSELNEKEFFQLSINVRENGLNNPLALKVLPNSDVILKGYQDAESTIMKNDAMYMPPLKSLDGRPELNPAFVAGSLFYDWFVKLVVGKEDLDKGFDSFVAEWKKRGGEAAIQEATDWYNRSGQK from the coding sequence ATGATAGGCAAACGAAAAAGGCCCGTGCATGCAGCAGTGGCGACCGTGCTGCTCTCCGCCGGTGTGTTGGCTGCCTGCGGAGGCGGGGAAGAGAGCCCTGCGGCAGGCTCCCCTACAGACGCAGCCGGAAAAAGCGGCAGGGAAATCAAGGTGCTGCTCTCCCATAACAACTCCGGATTTGCTTCCAAAGGCCCGGAGGAGAAGAAGCAGAAATACTATGACGAGCTGAGCCGCTTGTCCGGCAGCAAGCTGAACTTCGAGTTCCTCGGCCACGATATTGATTTCCGGCAGCAATTGTCCCTGCGTTTCGCTTCCGGAGAGCTGGCCGATCTGGTCAGAACCGGCAGCGTCGACTGGGAGGTTCACCAGGGAGCCGTGGACAAGGGCGTTTTCCTGGAGCTCGGCCCCTTGATCGATAAATACGCCCCGAACCTGAAGAAGAAGATTCCCGAAGTAGCCTGGAATAGCCCTAAGGTGACGAAGAACGGTAAAATCTACGGTATTCCCGTGCTGACGGGGACCAAAGCGGACCGGGTGATCTTCTACCGGCAAGACATTCTCGATCAGCTCGGCATGCCCGTTCCGAAGACCCTCGACGATTACCTGAAGTTCGCGGAGGGCGTCAAGACGAAAGATGTGAACGGAGACGGCGACCCGAATAATGAATGGGCCCTGTCGCTGACGGACGGCATGTCCTGGAACGATGTCTTTACCGGTTCTTTTGGAGTCAGACCAGGCACCTGGCATGTTCGGGGCGGCAAGCTGGAGCCGGACATCATTCAGCCCCAGATGAAGGAAGCGATCGCTTTCTACAAGAAGCTGTATGACAACGGATACATAGAGAAGGATTTCATTACCAAGAAGCAGGGTGACCGTGGAACGGATATCACCAAGGGGCTGGTGGCTTCCTGGGGTGCGGCTACCTACCAGTATGCGGCGGTGGCGGCCCAGCCTTATCCGAATCAGCCGAAAGCTGCCATTACGATGGCGGTTCCGCCAAAGGGGCCGAGAGGGGACAATTACCTGCAGATCGGAACGGACCAGGTCTACTTCGTCTGGACCATTCCGGCGAACACCAAGAATCCGGAGGACATCATCAAATTCCTCGACTGGGCCTGGAGCAGTCCGGAGGCTGACAAATTCTTTGCCTACGGAATCAAAGATTTCAACTATACCGAGGAGAACGGCCAAGTCAAATTCGATCCGAAAGGGCCTAACAATTCCGAGCTTAACGAGAAGGAATTCTTCCAGCTCTCTATCAACGTTCGCGAGAACGGGTTGAACAACCCCCTGGCTCTCAAAGTGCTCCCGAACAGCGATGTGATTCTGAAAGGCTACCAGGATGCGGAATCGACCATTATGAAGAACGATGCCATGTACATGCCGCCGCTTAAGTCGCTGGACGGACGTCCTGAGCTTAACCCGGCCTTCGTGGCGGGCAGCCTGTTCTACGACTGGTTTGTGAAGCTCGTGGTCGGCAAGGAAGACCTCGACAAAGGCTTCGATTCCTTCGTCGCCGAGTGGAAGAAGCGCGGCGGGGAGGCGGCCATCCAGGAGGCAACCGACTGGTACAACCGCTCCGGCCAGAAATAG
- a CDS encoding response regulator transcription factor: protein MYKVLIADDERMVRLTLRTLIEREAKGFSVLAEAKDGDQAYRISLESKPDVIITDIRMPGLTGLELIRTLSAHKLEPEYLVVSGHDDFGYAQAAIRSGVADYLLKPIDPVYFSNALGRIAARLNSKSGRRASRDWMWAWKGYAEQAAEAIWELNEDGLAAETARLGSYLEAEGNRPDTVPDERLDYYRIVLNGTLQELNRSGLPLPEWRLPEQPAGTAELKEAVQAGLAGLLEHVRMSRNWSYNRVIQTVKAFLEEHYRNPGLSLKDAAAHLDLSPNYFGAVFKRELGQSFTQYLTALRMEKAKEVLLDPNRKVYEAGDAVGYEDYAYFSKTFKKYTGLSPSDYRKSAMPEERGG from the coding sequence ATGTACAAAGTGCTGATTGCGGATGACGAAAGGATGGTCCGCCTTACCCTGCGGACGCTAATTGAGAGGGAGGCCAAGGGCTTCTCGGTGCTGGCTGAGGCTAAGGACGGGGACCAGGCGTACCGGATATCCCTGGAATCCAAGCCCGATGTGATCATCACGGATATCCGGATGCCGGGGCTCACCGGGCTGGAGCTGATCCGTACGCTTTCGGCACATAAGCTTGAGCCGGAATACCTGGTCGTTTCGGGGCATGACGATTTCGGGTACGCCCAAGCGGCGATCCGCTCCGGGGTGGCGGATTACCTGCTGAAGCCGATTGATCCGGTGTATTTCTCCAACGCACTCGGAAGAATAGCCGCCCGGCTGAATTCCAAGTCGGGCAGACGGGCGAGCCGCGATTGGATGTGGGCGTGGAAAGGGTACGCGGAGCAGGCGGCCGAGGCCATCTGGGAGCTTAACGAAGACGGCCTTGCGGCCGAGACGGCTCGGCTCGGCTCTTACCTGGAGGCCGAGGGCAACCGTCCCGATACCGTTCCGGACGAGCGGCTCGATTACTACCGGATCGTGCTGAACGGAACGCTTCAAGAGCTGAACCGGAGCGGCCTCCCCCTCCCGGAATGGCGTCTGCCGGAGCAGCCCGCCGGTACTGCTGAGCTGAAGGAGGCCGTTCAGGCCGGGCTCGCAGGCCTGCTGGAGCATGTGAGGATGTCCCGGAACTGGAGCTACAACCGGGTCATCCAGACGGTGAAGGCCTTTCTGGAAGAGCATTACCGGAATCCCGGGCTCTCGCTGAAGGATGCGGCCGCCCACTTGGATCTATCGCCGAATTACTTCGGAGCGGTGTTCAAGCGGGAGCTCGGCCAGTCCTTTACCCAATACCTTACCGCCCTTCGCATGGAAAAGGCCAAGGAGGTCCTCCTGGACCCGAACCGGAAGGTTTACGAGGCGGGGGACGCGGTAGGATATGAAGACTACGCCTATTTCTCCAAAACCTTTAAGAAATATACCGGACTCTCCCCTTCGGACTACCGCAAATCCGCAATGCCCGAAGAGAGGGGCGGCTAA
- a CDS encoding sensor histidine kinase, producing MFCIPFLAFCLIWYAKSAEIVENSGIYYNEQLIRKVNAQLDEYFSGVRADSLALPGHPLIQEFIKADPLNPYEMYQLKVRLSNELVPNLRKDMYGFTVISSKGGYFGDFATLEMPLYEDNFKILGIGEKNGVPVILVYRKIIDNVTYAPAGALLMKMSLNQMLKIADIRPYGKNGNIVIANEEGMILYHTERDKWGTRLPEAWTDKMSKANGQFTLNDPEGRKMMVYGVSEQTSFRIVSEMSKSEQLAGLLHLQLLTLFIGAVILVLAFAVFYRMFREIRRLVSEVHATRMHEKELELRNREAVVVALQSRINPHFLYNTLEIINSYALLFNIKPISQMALHLSSIFRYSVSDPDQVVSLRKELDHTLSYIQIQKERFEDLEFVMEVDESMLDSVYLLRLTVQPLLENAFHHAYERHGLTPGRITIRGRAEQGVFSLSVCDEGRGMPPALLAQYNEAFRSWKEGDMGRPDKQPFRGIGLWNVHTRLRLAFGDPYGLSIARSGETGSDIRMMLPYLKGVVNHVQSADCG from the coding sequence TTGTTTTGTATCCCCTTTCTTGCGTTTTGTTTAATCTGGTATGCCAAATCCGCCGAGATTGTGGAGAACAGCGGCATTTATTACAACGAACAGCTCATCCGGAAGGTCAATGCCCAGCTCGATGAATACTTTTCCGGCGTCCGTGCCGATTCCCTGGCCCTTCCGGGACATCCCCTGATCCAGGAATTCATCAAGGCTGACCCGCTCAACCCCTACGAGATGTACCAGCTCAAGGTCCGTCTTTCGAATGAGCTGGTCCCCAATCTGCGCAAGGACATGTACGGATTCACGGTGATTTCCTCCAAGGGCGGCTATTTCGGAGATTTTGCGACGCTCGAAATGCCGTTGTACGAGGACAATTTCAAAATTCTCGGGATCGGGGAGAAGAATGGAGTCCCGGTTATCCTGGTGTACCGCAAGATCATTGACAACGTGACCTATGCGCCGGCCGGGGCGCTGCTGATGAAGATGTCCCTCAACCAGATGCTGAAGATTGCCGACATCCGGCCGTACGGGAAGAACGGGAACATCGTGATTGCCAACGAAGAAGGGATGATTCTGTATCACACGGAACGGGACAAGTGGGGAACGCGACTTCCCGAAGCTTGGACGGACAAGATGAGCAAGGCTAACGGTCAATTTACGCTGAACGACCCGGAAGGCCGCAAAATGATGGTCTACGGGGTGTCCGAGCAGACTTCGTTCCGTATCGTCTCGGAAATGTCCAAAAGCGAGCAGCTCGCGGGGCTTCTGCATCTGCAGCTTCTCACCCTGTTCATCGGTGCTGTGATTCTGGTCCTGGCGTTCGCCGTCTTCTACCGCATGTTCCGCGAAATCCGGAGGCTGGTCAGCGAAGTCCACGCTACCCGGATGCACGAGAAGGAACTGGAGCTGCGAAACCGGGAGGCGGTGGTGGTGGCCCTGCAGTCCCGGATCAATCCCCACTTTCTCTACAACACGCTTGAGATTATCAACTCGTACGCGCTTCTCTTCAACATCAAGCCGATCAGCCAGATGGCGCTGCATTTGTCGAGTATCTTCCGCTACAGCGTGAGCGATCCCGATCAGGTGGTCAGCCTGCGCAAGGAACTGGATCATACCCTAAGCTATATTCAGATCCAGAAGGAACGCTTCGAGGATTTGGAATTTGTCATGGAGGTGGACGAAAGCATGCTGGATAGCGTGTACTTGCTCCGGCTGACGGTGCAGCCGCTGCTTGAGAATGCGTTTCACCATGCCTACGAAAGGCACGGGTTAACGCCGGGCCGCATTACGATCCGGGGCAGGGCGGAGCAGGGCGTATTCTCCCTCTCGGTCTGCGACGAAGGGCGGGGGATGCCGCCTGCTCTGCTCGCCCAATACAACGAGGCCTTCCGCTCGTGGAAGGAAGGGGATATGGGGCGTCCGGACAAGCAGCCCTTTCGGGGGATCGGGCTGTGGAACGTGCATACCCGACTTCGGCTCGCCTTCGGAGATCCCTACGGCCTAAGCATTGCCCGTTCCGGCGAAACGGGATCGGACATCCGGATGATGCTCCCCTACCTGAAAGGAGTGGTGAACCATGTACAAAGTGCTGATTGCGGATGA
- a CDS encoding right-handed parallel beta-helix repeat-containing protein: MVETPGTNESKHAVPRPLSRRKMLAWMGMTGVGLALSAYGTKAHGQSVTEAAYSNKNWNAGELLDLSYCVPITIAELRQNGQPSSSVYFVTDRDQEGFFLYDPADTTSPDNTGTVLAAASGARFKRVLNGHEVNAKWYGAKGDGVSDDTAPLQLALDEALQRPSVTVVVPAGTYKMTNELYLFRNTHLKMDEGTVLLRCHDGNLIRNYRRTDVFYGYEGNGHLTIEGGVLDSNAVNYTRVCNGIALAHAEWITFRNVTVKDTQSGHGAELTGVRHVLFDRCRFVGFMYTSQYYCEAIQLEPALKAGFVGQAADHTPTHHVTVQNCYFGASGTPGTVPWPCGVGAHGAYPDAYFDHIIVRDNVMENSTYWAIRPFKWRNSVIAGNQIKKASGGMFVSTPSATSASSKDDNGVVHPVQPASSLVIEHNIIDTATSNGIYVEGFPEGSGEKIIIGHNVIKNTGGHSISLRGVYCTVEGNVLEGAKKNGIYLTDSRHVIISGNLIRDSLQEGVRVVNSTGVHLANNRILNPGQTGNGTYDGISLWGSCSDNRVIGNVVRVEEGKLKPRYGLQAAATVTGLTRLQNDLRCGAVIANLQDLSAAPVTSSEDLA; the protein is encoded by the coding sequence ATGGTCGAAACTCCCGGAACAAACGAATCGAAACACGCCGTCCCCCGTCCTTTAAGCCGCCGGAAAATGCTTGCCTGGATGGGCATGACCGGGGTGGGGCTCGCCCTGTCCGCCTACGGGACGAAGGCCCATGGCCAATCGGTCACGGAAGCCGCTTATTCGAACAAAAATTGGAATGCCGGCGAGCTCCTCGATCTCTCTTACTGCGTACCCATCACCATAGCCGAGCTTCGCCAGAACGGGCAGCCCTCCTCCAGCGTTTACTTCGTGACCGACCGGGACCAGGAGGGCTTTTTTCTGTACGATCCTGCCGATACCACCTCCCCCGACAACACCGGTACCGTTCTGGCAGCCGCCTCGGGAGCCCGGTTCAAAAGGGTCCTTAACGGCCATGAGGTCAACGCCAAATGGTACGGGGCCAAAGGAGACGGCGTCTCTGACGACACGGCACCTCTTCAGCTGGCCTTGGACGAGGCCCTGCAGCGCCCTTCCGTGACCGTGGTGGTGCCAGCAGGAACATACAAGATGACGAACGAGCTGTATCTCTTCCGGAATACGCACTTGAAGATGGACGAAGGCACGGTGCTGCTTCGCTGCCATGACGGCAACCTCATCCGCAACTACCGGCGGACGGACGTCTTTTACGGCTATGAGGGGAACGGGCATCTCACGATAGAGGGCGGGGTATTGGACAGCAACGCCGTTAACTATACGCGCGTATGCAACGGCATCGCCCTCGCCCACGCGGAATGGATCACCTTCCGGAACGTCACGGTGAAAGACACCCAAAGCGGACATGGGGCGGAGCTTACCGGGGTCCGGCATGTGCTGTTCGACCGGTGCCGGTTCGTCGGCTTCATGTATACGTCCCAGTATTATTGCGAGGCCATTCAGCTTGAGCCGGCGCTGAAGGCCGGCTTTGTGGGCCAAGCCGCCGATCATACGCCCACTCACCACGTGACGGTCCAGAACTGCTATTTCGGGGCGAGCGGAACCCCGGGAACCGTTCCCTGGCCGTGCGGGGTGGGCGCGCACGGAGCTTATCCCGATGCCTATTTCGACCACATCATTGTTCGGGATAACGTCATGGAGAACTCTACCTATTGGGCCATCCGGCCCTTCAAGTGGAGAAATTCCGTCATCGCGGGCAACCAGATCAAGAAGGCCAGCGGGGGAATGTTCGTTTCTACGCCTTCCGCCACCTCCGCCTCCTCGAAGGACGACAACGGCGTCGTTCATCCGGTCCAGCCGGCCAGCTCCCTTGTGATCGAGCATAATATCATCGACACGGCGACGAGCAACGGGATCTACGTGGAAGGGTTCCCCGAAGGAAGCGGGGAGAAGATCATCATCGGGCACAACGTGATCAAGAATACGGGAGGCCACTCCATAAGCCTGCGCGGGGTCTACTGTACCGTGGAAGGAAATGTGTTGGAAGGAGCCAAGAAGAATGGGATTTACCTTACCGACAGCCGCCATGTAATCATTTCCGGCAACCTGATCCGTGACTCCCTGCAGGAAGGCGTCCGGGTGGTCAACTCAACCGGAGTTCACCTGGCCAACAACCGGATCCTGAATCCGGGCCAAACCGGAAACGGGACCTACGACGGGATTTCTTTATGGGGCAGCTGCTCGGATAATCGGGTCATCGGCAATGTTGTAAGGGTCGAGGAAGGAAAGCTCAAGCCGCGGTACGGGCTCCAGGCCGCCGCTACCGTGACAGGGCTGACACGTCTGCAGAACGACCTTCGCTGCGGAGCGGTCATCGCGAACCTGCAGGATCTGTCCGCCGCCCCCGTCACCTCAAGCGAGGACTTGGCTTAA